The DNA sequence GTCGTCCCGTCCGAATGACCTCCCGTTCCGTCCGCTTCTGAAGGGCCCATGAAGACACTCGCGTACCCCTTGCTGCTCGTCGCCGCGACCGCCGTCCTGGCCGGGTGCGGCGGCGCCGACCCGGCGCCCGCGGCGCCGTCCGCCTCGAGCGCGGTCCCGGCCGAGGCGGCCGCGGCGGCGTCCACGGCACCGGGCGTGCCGTGCGGCGACGTCACCGGATCGAGTGGCGCCAAGACGGCGGTCATGGCGCACGGCAAGGTCGACTGCACCGCGGCGACGACGCTGCTGAAGGACTACTTCGCGAAGCTGACCCCGGCCGAGGCGGCCTCGGCCGACGGCCCGGGCCCCGTCGTGCTCGACGAGTGGACGTGCGGCAGCGGCGCGAACGACCCGGTGACGGTCTGCTCGACCGAAGACGGCCGCCAGATCGAGGGCACGCGCAGCTGACGCCCGCCGGGCTCAGCCCTTGAGGTCCGGGAAGTCCTCTTCGCGGAACTCCGTGCCCGCGCCGCGCGCCGGGTCGCTCTCGCGGCCGCGCAGCTCGACGCGGCGGATCTTGCCCGAGATCGTCTTCGGCAGCTCCGCGAACTCGAGCCGCCGGATCCGCTTGTACGGCGCGAGGTGCTCACGGCAGTACGCGAGGATCGCCTTCGCCGTGACCGCCGTCGGCTCGTGGCCGGCGGCCAGCACGACGTACGCCTTCGGCACCGCGAGCCGGATCGGGTCGGGGGCCGGGACGACCGCCGCCTCCGCGACCGCCTCGTGCTCGATGAGCACGCTCTCCAGCTCGAACGGCGAGATCCGGTAGTCCGACGCCTTGAAGACGTCGTCGGTGCGCCCGACGTAGGTGATGTACCCGCGTTCGTCGATCGAACCGACGTCGCCGGTGTGGTAGAAGCCGTTCGCGAAGGCCGTCGAGGTGCGCTCGTCGTCGCCGGCGTAGCCCGTCATCAGGCCCACCGGGCGGTGGTCGAGGTCGAGGCAGATCTCACCTTCCGACGCCCGTTCGCCGCTGACCGGGTCGACCAGCGCCACGACGAACCCGGGCAGCGGCCGGCCCATCGAGCCCGGGACGACGTCCTGGCCCGGCGTGTTGGCGATCTGGACGCTGCTCTCGGTCTGGCCGAAGCCGTCCCGGATGGTGACGCCCCAGGCCTTCTCGACCTGGTCGATCACCTCGGGGTTCAGCGGCTCCCCCGCGCCGACGACCTTCTGCGGCGGCGTCTTCAGCGCCGTCAGATCGGCCTGGATGAGCATCCGCCAGACCGTCGGCGGCGCGCAGAAGCTCGTGATGCCGCAGCGGTCCATCTGCGCCATCAGCGCGTTCGCGTCGAACCGGTTGTAGTTGTAGAGGAACACGGTCGCCTCGGCGTTCCACGGCGCGAAGACGTTGCTCCACGCGTGTTTCGCCCAGCCCGGCGAAGAGATGTTCAGGTGGACGTCGCCCGGCTCCAGGCCGATCCAGTACATCGTGGACAGATGCCCCACCGGGTACGAGACCTGGGTGTGCTGCACCAGTTTGGGCTTCGCCGTGGTGCCCGAGGTGAAGTACAGCAGCAGCGGGTCGGCGGCCTTGGTGGGGCCGTCCGGGGCGAACTCGGGCGACTCGGCGAACGCGGTCGTGTACGAGTGCCAGCCCTCGACC is a window from the Amycolatopsis sp. NBC_00355 genome containing:
- a CDS encoding AMP-binding protein; translated protein: MSNGASEVHHAFRVARDYLQQHREDYDTAYRDFAWPEFDHFNWAIDWFDVIAHDPDNAERFALWIVEEDGTENRWTYPEMSGRSNQVANWLRGLGVRRGDRLILMLGNQGELWETILAAIKLGAVIIPASTLLGPADLTDRVERGAAKHVVIRSADTEKFADVAGDYTRIAVGEPVEGWHSYTTAFAESPEFAPDGPTKAADPLLLYFTSGTTAKPKLVQHTQVSYPVGHLSTMYWIGLEPGDVHLNISSPGWAKHAWSNVFAPWNAEATVFLYNYNRFDANALMAQMDRCGITSFCAPPTVWRMLIQADLTALKTPPQKVVGAGEPLNPEVIDQVEKAWGVTIRDGFGQTESSVQIANTPGQDVVPGSMGRPLPGFVVALVDPVSGERASEGEICLDLDHRPVGLMTGYAGDDERTSTAFANGFYHTGDVGSIDERGYITYVGRTDDVFKASDYRISPFELESVLIEHEAVAEAAVVPAPDPIRLAVPKAYVVLAAGHEPTAVTAKAILAYCREHLAPYKRIRRLEFAELPKTISGKIRRVELRGRESDPARGAGTEFREEDFPDLKG